A single region of the Halosegnis marinus genome encodes:
- a CDS encoding IS5 family transposase, whose translation MPSRLSRFTDRLETLAKRAVSGDPSPAVKKGDGGYADWVIVVIHGLREYLDLPYRRLLDILHEMPGIVEKMNLTTSELPDFTTVCVRKQQLKMAIWRTLLRLSADLHDPGDIQAIDATGFDRYSTSRHYANRTDYTFRSVKTTALVDCKTSTVLDIHCSMTQPHDTHVGRQVLSRNLNQLQTITADKGYDWDELREDLREAGVRPVIKHREFSPLDMAHNARHDDGVYHQRSVVEAAFFALKQRYGDTLRARTWFGQFRELVLKAAVRNVELAL comes from the coding sequence GTGCCTTCCCGTCTCTCTCGCTTCACAGATCGTCTCGAAACACTAGCGAAACGGGCTGTCTCTGGTGATCCTTCACCAGCAGTCAAGAAAGGTGACGGCGGCTACGCTGACTGGGTAATTGTGGTGATCCATGGTCTTCGAGAATATCTTGACCTTCCCTATCGACGACTCCTCGATATTCTTCACGAGATGCCCGGTATCGTCGAGAAAATGAACCTCACAACGAGTGAGCTACCAGACTTTACGACCGTGTGCGTCCGGAAACAACAGCTCAAGATGGCAATCTGGCGAACTCTCTTGCGGCTTTCCGCCGATCTCCACGATCCCGGTGACATACAGGCTATCGATGCAACTGGCTTCGACCGCTACTCGACCAGCCGACACTACGCAAACCGGACAGACTACACCTTCAGATCGGTCAAGACGACAGCGTTGGTAGACTGCAAAACCAGTACCGTATTAGATATTCACTGCTCGATGACACAGCCACACGACACACACGTCGGACGGCAAGTACTTTCGCGGAATCTCAACCAGCTACAGACCATCACCGCTGATAAAGGGTATGACTGGGACGAGCTGCGTGAGGATCTTCGGGAGGCCGGTGTTCGGCCAGTGATCAAACACCGGGAGTTCTCTCCACTTGATATGGCACACAACGCTCGCCATGACGATGGTGTCTATCACCAGCGGTCAGTGGTTGAGGCCGCCTTCTTTGCGCTCAAGCAGCGGTACGGTGACACACTCCGAGCCCGAACTTGGTTTGGACAGTTCCGGGAGCTCGTTCTGAAAGCAGCTGTGAGAAATGTCGAACTTGCCCTCTAA
- a CDS encoding HNH endonuclease → MSDGYPSDWDTRRKDVYQRDDYTCQNCGARGGPQGNAELHAHHIVPKSNGGTHKRSNLKTMCSECHKAIHGDVMAPAPDDVLPSNTDSIRITNAQELVNLVSETINLYKELRSHPVISGNGVTIEGSVDDDWIEEITRKRTILSEYTTLSYDSPRRQDAVDTLQQATAQHLYLMTDVVACISDFYDVAQGLACPDCGSDASVDADFCGDCGASLPTVWECPDCGRGLNTFHNDFCTYCGSELDTMPSEKAEDFDTTIKNIEAAIDQADAKSEEISTAFDQFRQVF, encoded by the coding sequence ATGTCTGATGGCTATCCCTCTGACTGGGATACTCGCAGGAAGGATGTCTATCAACGAGACGACTACACCTGTCAAAACTGCGGTGCACGAGGCGGTCCACAAGGCAACGCAGAGCTCCATGCCCACCACATCGTCCCCAAGAGCAACGGGGGGACCCACAAGCGAAGCAACCTCAAGACGATGTGTAGTGAATGCCACAAAGCGATCCACGGAGACGTGATGGCACCGGCCCCAGACGATGTCCTCCCATCGAATACGGACTCGATCCGGATCACGAACGCCCAAGAATTAGTGAACCTGGTGAGCGAGACCATCAACCTGTATAAGGAACTACGCTCACACCCGGTGATCAGTGGGAATGGCGTCACCATCGAAGGTTCAGTCGACGACGACTGGATCGAGGAGATCACGCGAAAGCGAACCATTCTCTCAGAATATACGACCCTCTCGTACGACTCACCCCGGCGCCAGGATGCCGTCGACACGCTGCAGCAAGCCACCGCACAACACCTCTATCTGATGACGGACGTCGTGGCCTGCATCTCGGACTTCTACGATGTCGCCCAGGGACTGGCGTGTCCCGATTGTGGCAGCGACGCATCTGTCGATGCGGACTTCTGTGGGGACTGTGGCGCCTCACTGCCAACCGTCTGGGAATGTCCTGACTGTGGTCGAGGATTGAACACCTTCCATAATGACTTCTGTACGTACTGCGGGAGTGAATTAGATACGATGCCCTCCGAGAAAGCGGAGGACTTTGACACGACGATCAAAAACATCGAGGCAGCCATTGACCAGGCTGATGCGAAATCGGAGGAGATCTCGACTGCCTTTGACCAGTTTCGGCAGGTGTTCTAA
- a CDS encoding DUF1156 domain-containing protein translates to MSQDPAQDDARQARRELPIERGFPIERVNEISEKEGRAKRYYRPVYTMHKWWARRNGSVFRAIALYSLLDDPSKVTVREPGANESLSEFGGGFSEIQALIDQVDLASPESLWELYPKDVQVEDTKVLDPFMGGGTSLVEASRFGAEVHGYDLNPVAWFVTKKELEAGQTSLEELDAAFSKLEDELAEELQDYYKTPCPNDDHTADVVYEFWVKQLDCVSCGHTVPLFNDYRIGNGRYDNKGDYNVLCPDCESVVLVDDWRSEADCSECGYEFIAEDGNAGGGDYTCTECGQQYPIIDAIEEQDGFETRLYVTEYYCSHCDEAGRNKTASRGYKRAEPFDHELFADAKQEWRAADELHDYVPSEQIPLGIKTDSAEFEGSIGGGFNVLRQGYSHWTDMFNPRQLLLLAKLSRWIDDVEDQNIKEYLLLALSESLNYNSMMIVYNHGANKATNIFKTNSFDAPLTPIENNVWGTRYGTGTFTKMWQMVRKGVEYAKAPTERYVEDGETLESPPFSKPVGEDATVSCGDARAIDTEDIYDAVLTDPPYYDNVIYSELSNFFYVWQKVLLESTYPQFEGASTPRAESIVANPAENKDAEVFESEIKQAFESINTALKDSGVFAFTYHHSESESWGELLSALCDTGFEVTAAYPISADIQRAAWQLIEGGAVSFDIVLVARPAGERAPISWNSLRRRIYRTARDTRERLRETQSVSEGDIGVIEMGECFHEYSKHHGKVTRAGETMSPKEVVQGIYGVLQEGSSLGEIDVFLDLLAASDPTYDDLNKLSRGTSADPERMKELRLYRQSGGDFILGTWRDDERMAYIQSRVNGEGDSSLNALDKAQFLRYRFERGESIQNYLSKWKVDDELRGLCEGLAEATGDVVYTRILGGEGLRSFNDDDE, encoded by the coding sequence ATGTCGCAGGATCCGGCTCAGGATGACGCCCGGCAGGCGCGACGTGAGCTCCCGATTGAGCGGGGATTCCCCATCGAGCGCGTTAATGAGATCTCAGAGAAAGAAGGACGAGCAAAGCGATATTATCGTCCGGTCTATACGATGCACAAGTGGTGGGCCCGACGGAACGGCTCCGTGTTTCGTGCAATTGCACTGTATTCCCTCTTGGATGATCCGTCCAAGGTCACCGTTCGCGAGCCAGGGGCAAACGAGTCCCTGAGCGAGTTTGGGGGTGGATTTAGTGAAATCCAAGCCTTGATCGACCAAGTCGACTTAGCCAGCCCCGAGAGCTTGTGGGAGCTCTACCCGAAGGATGTCCAAGTCGAGGACACGAAGGTCCTCGACCCATTCATGGGTGGTGGCACATCACTTGTTGAGGCCTCACGCTTCGGTGCCGAGGTACATGGGTACGATCTCAACCCCGTTGCGTGGTTTGTGACGAAGAAAGAGCTGGAGGCCGGCCAAACGAGTCTTGAGGAGCTTGATGCGGCGTTCAGTAAGCTTGAGGATGAACTAGCCGAAGAGCTTCAAGACTATTATAAGACGCCGTGTCCCAACGACGACCACACTGCCGATGTCGTGTACGAATTCTGGGTAAAACAGCTCGACTGCGTCTCCTGTGGCCACACGGTCCCCCTGTTTAATGACTATCGCATCGGGAACGGTCGCTACGATAACAAGGGGGACTACAACGTGCTTTGTCCGGATTGTGAATCCGTCGTACTCGTTGATGACTGGCGAAGTGAGGCTGATTGCTCTGAATGTGGGTATGAGTTTATCGCTGAAGATGGGAATGCTGGTGGTGGTGATTACACATGCACCGAGTGTGGACAACAGTATCCGATCATTGATGCGATTGAGGAACAGGACGGCTTTGAAACTCGGCTCTACGTAACGGAGTATTACTGCTCACATTGTGACGAAGCCGGGAGGAATAAGACCGCATCTCGCGGCTATAAGCGGGCTGAACCGTTCGACCACGAGCTCTTTGCAGACGCGAAACAGGAGTGGAGAGCTGCGGATGAGCTCCATGATTATGTCCCCAGCGAACAGATCCCACTCGGGATCAAAACTGATAGCGCTGAGTTTGAGGGGAGTATTGGTGGTGGGTTCAATGTCCTCCGGCAGGGATATTCCCATTGGACAGATATGTTCAACCCCCGCCAATTGTTGCTCCTCGCGAAACTCTCCAGATGGATCGATGACGTAGAGGATCAAAACATCAAAGAGTACCTCCTCTTGGCGCTCTCTGAGTCGCTGAATTATAACTCAATGATGATCGTCTACAATCACGGGGCAAACAAGGCGACGAATATCTTTAAGACGAATTCCTTTGACGCCCCGCTAACCCCCATCGAGAATAATGTCTGGGGGACACGCTACGGGACTGGGACCTTCACTAAGATGTGGCAGATGGTTCGGAAGGGTGTGGAATATGCGAAAGCGCCTACAGAGCGGTATGTAGAAGACGGAGAAACTTTGGAGTCCCCCCCATTTTCGAAGCCAGTTGGCGAGGACGCGACTGTTTCTTGCGGTGATGCGCGAGCAATCGATACTGAAGATATCTATGATGCAGTATTGACTGATCCCCCCTACTATGACAACGTGATCTATTCTGAATTGTCAAATTTCTTTTATGTTTGGCAGAAGGTGTTGCTTGAGTCCACGTATCCGCAGTTTGAGGGAGCGAGTACACCACGGGCTGAGAGCATCGTTGCAAACCCTGCCGAGAATAAGGATGCAGAGGTCTTTGAGAGTGAGATCAAACAGGCGTTCGAATCAATAAACACCGCTCTAAAGGACAGTGGTGTCTTCGCATTTACCTACCACCACAGCGAGTCGGAATCATGGGGCGAACTACTAAGCGCGCTGTGTGATACCGGGTTTGAGGTGACAGCCGCGTATCCGATCTCGGCGGACATTCAACGGGCTGCTTGGCAGCTCATCGAAGGTGGCGCAGTGAGCTTTGACATTGTACTCGTTGCCCGACCGGCTGGTGAGCGGGCACCGATCTCCTGGAATTCACTCCGTCGGAGGATCTACCGGACCGCGAGAGACACTCGAGAGCGGCTGCGTGAAACCCAAAGTGTCTCAGAAGGTGATATCGGTGTCATCGAGATGGGTGAATGTTTCCACGAATACTCGAAGCACCACGGAAAGGTGACGCGCGCTGGCGAGACGATGTCTCCGAAAGAAGTCGTCCAAGGGATCTATGGCGTCCTTCAGGAGGGCAGTAGCCTCGGGGAGATCGATGTCTTCCTCGACTTGCTCGCGGCAAGTGACCCAACCTATGACGATCTCAACAAACTCTCACGAGGCACGAGCGCTGACCCAGAGCGAATGAAAGAGCTACGCTTGTATCGTCAGTCGGGTGGTGACTTCATCCTGGGTACCTGGCGTGATGACGAGCGGATGGCGTATATTCAGTCCCGAGTCAACGGAGAGGGCGATTCATCCCTGAATGCGCTTGATAAAGCGCAATTCCTCCGATACCGATTCGAGCGTGGTGAGTCGATTCAGAATTATCTCTCGAAGTGGAAGGTAGATGATGAGCTCCGGGGCCTTTGTGAAGGCCTTGCGGAGGCGACTGGGGATGTCGTGTACACACGGATCCTTGGTGGAGAGGGGCTCCGGAGCTTCAACGATGACGACGAGTAG
- a CDS encoding helix-turn-helix domain-containing protein, translated as MIREGGLKRYDSVLLLVPRGPAPKHSDEEILRLFRETADPVLFASEIAESLDTTRQTVYSRMEDLHSEGLVHTKKPGQRSRVYWISYEGEQFLDEQESPSGSQ; from the coding sequence ATGATTCGAGAGGGAGGATTGAAACGATACGACTCAGTATTGTTGTTAGTGCCCCGAGGACCGGCCCCTAAACACAGCGATGAAGAGATTCTGAGGTTGTTCAGAGAGACAGCTGACCCTGTCCTTTTTGCCTCAGAGATCGCTGAGTCGTTGGATACCACCCGGCAGACGGTTTATAGCCGGATGGAAGATCTCCACTCGGAGGGGTTGGTCCACACAAAAAAGCCGGGTCAACGATCGCGTGTGTACTGGATTTCCTATGAGGGTGAACAATTCTTAGATGAACAGGAGTCGCCCTCTGGCAGCCAATAA
- a CDS encoding PadR family transcriptional regulator: MHPPIPTRMSRPADTTLTRFQLHILAHLADGPAAGQTVKQALEADHGEFSHARVYHNLDHLAESGALTKTTDNSRTNEYRLTASGREALARESAFLARYCTPRPDEHDPTPEEAPQ, encoded by the coding sequence ATGCACCCCCCTATCCCCACCCGCATGAGTCGTCCCGCCGACACCACCCTGACCCGGTTCCAGCTGCATATCCTCGCCCATCTCGCTGATGGGCCCGCCGCGGGCCAGACAGTCAAGCAGGCGCTCGAAGCCGACCACGGCGAGTTTAGCCACGCACGCGTTTACCACAACCTCGACCACTTAGCCGAGAGCGGCGCGCTCACCAAAACGACCGACAACAGTCGGACGAACGAGTACCGACTGACCGCGAGCGGGCGCGAAGCGCTCGCTCGTGAATCCGCGTTCCTCGCGCGGTACTGTACGCCGCGCCCAGACGAGCACGACCCCACTCCCGAGGAGGCCCCCCAATGA